AAATATTACTTAGTACAACGctaaatacataaagaaaatgagttttctgaAACATTGGATGCTTTCCCCCCCTGTACACAGTTCACACTGTATCTCAATtacaataagaaagaaataacctATAGGAAAGGGAAGAGTTCCTATTTTGAGGCCAGAATTTGAGATCAGGTTCCTTCCTGACTCCTggttttttctacttttttatcttaaggaaagctggaaaataaatgCCAAAGACAGTACTCCCtcattcccccttccctccaccctccccaataaaaatacaaacatcaAATAAAACTCCAAGGGCTCAGGAATGGTAATTGTCATGGTCCATGCACTGAGTGAGTCCTACCCCATGGAGATGTCCTTTAGCAAACTGTAGCTCTGGGGAGAGGACAGGATTAGCTTGGTGGGATGCAGGTATACTTGAGAACAATATACAATCAAGATGACAATGTCCACTTGAAAAGGAGATTATCTTCTTAGAAAGATTGATACTCTAGCAGTCCAAAGTTCTAGAGGGATGTTCAAAGAGGAAACAGTTTTAGTGAAAAGTGATGAAGATAGCCTCTGGAGGAGGATGATCTCTGCATGATGATTCAGGACCAAAGGGGTCTGAGTTATAAGACCAAGAAGTAGGAGTTTGCTCTTTAGAAAGTGGTGGTTCTGGTAAGGGTGCCATGCTTACCACAGGGCTCTGGGTGCACAGGTTCCTGCTGGCAGGGTAGAGTGGGACACATACACCCACCCCCTTTGCTCTTGAGGGCTGTAGCATAGTAGTCTAAAGGTTCTTCCTCAGCAGCAGAAGCAGCATCTAGGAGACAACAACGAAGGCAGAGCACTCTCTGGAATGAACGCCGGAAGTTATCTGAAAGGAAGCCATATAGAATGGGATTTGCACAGCTGTTGGCATAGCTGAGGATGAGGGACACGTGGTTAGCGGTGGCATCCAGGCTGGGCACGAAGAGGTTCAACAGCTGTACTACATAAAAGGGCATCCAGCAGAGCACAAAGACAGCCACCACCATGAGCACCAGCCTGGTGATCTTCTTCTCGGATCTGCGTCTCTGCTGCCAGCCAGCCCTGAGGGCCACGGCTCGCATTTTGCCCACAATAAGCAGATAACAGAGGCCAATGGCCAGGACAGGAAGGAGGAAACCCAGGAGAAAGGTGTAGACCACAAAGACAGCAGACCATGCTGGATGGGGCCAGTGCAGATTGCAGGCCACAGCCTGACCACCTCGAGTGGGTTTGGTATCTGCAAAGATGGTAATGGGCAGAGTGACCAGCAAGGAAGCCAGCCATACTCCTCCATTGATGAGCTTGGCCACACTGGGTCTTCGATAAGTGGCAGCTCTCAGGGGGTGCACCACGGCAATATAGCGGTCTACACTGAGCACTGTCAGGCAGAAGACACTAGTAAACATATTGAGGCCATCAACACTCAGCACAGTCCTGCAGAGGGCAGAGCCAAAGGGCCAGTGGCGGAGGGCAGCAGAGGAAGCCACAAAGGGCACGCTGAGCATGAAGAGCTCATCAGCAATGGCCAGATTCAACAGGTAGATATTAGTAGCTGTCTTCATTTTGGCATAGCGGAGAATGACGAAGATAACTAAGGCATTGCCCACCAGCCCCACTAGGCACACCAGGGCATAGATGGACTGTATAACAATCATTCCAGTCTCACCTCCtgcccctcttccctcctcttcctcccctcccaagCTGCCAGGGGGGCGGCTGACATTAGGGGACTTGGGCCAGTCCGTGCCAAATTCAAAGATTCCTGGAGCTACGGCTTCCTCCACCCCAGGAGCCAGCGTTGGGGGACCGCTCATCCTGGCAGATGGCCCATCAATGGGCAGACTGCGAGTGACAGAAGAGAAAAGCCaggaggagatggagagagagatgcCGCGGGAGCTCCTGCTGTCTGCCAGATGTGAAATCCTCAGCTGACCGGttaggaaaaggggaggaggtTGGAAGGGACTGTAGCTGTGCCCACAGCAGCGGTGGTGGTGGTGAAGGCTCCGGAGGCTGCTGCAGCTGGAGCAGATGTGCGGTTCTTAGCTGCCACCAGGTCTGCCTTAATAGCGAGCCGCTGTCACCCACTTAAAGCTCCTTCCAATCCCGAGCCTGCTCGCCTTTGATTTGCTTCACACATACCCACTGTTGCATGACAATATGCTCTCTCCCTCTGGTTCTTCTTTTTCTCGCTCTcgcctccctcctttcccctccttccagaTTCCCCTTTCctgctcccctcccctctcctacTTCTCCATCTCCTCAGTCTCCAGTAGCTGCCCTCACACTCTCTAACTGCGTTCTTTGTTCCATTCAGAATAAATACGGAATGGAAACGCAGctttttgtttcgttttgtttttcgCTTCTTTATCATTTTGTATGCCTCAACCTAACTGAAGTCCTATTCTTGACAACTGGAGGAGGGGAGGGGTGATAGAAGGGGGATGAATGATGGGGAGGAGATGCAGTTGGAGTATTTCCCAGGATGGTTGCTTTTCAGGTCTCTAACTTCAGAGGTACATAGGCTAACCTGTGACTTTAGCCAGCTCCCCTAACTCTTTGGAAGGGGCAGACATCTGGGAATAGGAGCTCAATGCAAAGAACAGCTAAAGGTCTAGAGACAGGTTAATGTGAAGGGAACAAAGAGGAGACGAAAAAGTGAAGTAACCTAAAGCCCCCCACTGCAGATCTCCCAGCTTGTTTAGTTCTCATGGGAGCTGTCCATGACGCCTAACCTAAAACCATCAGAAATCCTGGTTAAGCAAGAACTGTCTTCTTGAATCTTCATCAACCTCTAGCACCTCAATTGCTCCCTTCCAAGGGTAGTTGGGTGGAGTGTACTATGAGAAATTGAGGACTTTCCATTAGTTTCTTGCTTTAAAAACAACACATGTGTATGAAAGGATTAGATCCTGACTTAAATTTGAGAAGTGGACAACTTATGTGCCCACAATGATTCCTCACTCCTCCAAAATTCAGTTTTTCACCAAAGATATAATGGTTTTCCCTAAATTCGAGTCCCTCTTGTAGGGCTGGTCTTCTCACAGATACAGCCTGTCTTCCCTCTTACGGGAAGGTAGAATAGTCAACGACAGCTGGAAGAGTACTTAGAGGTCATTCAGTCAAATCCATTTAACTTACTGTTGAAGAAACAGGTTAAGGGACTTTCTCAAGGTTACAGATAAGTGGAAGAGCTGAAATTTGAAAATTCAATCAAAACTTAGCTTGGAGTAGGGGGAGAGGAGCCCAGTGTATACAGCTtcagtcctagagtcaggagaacccgagtttgaattctatctcagacacttactagttggatAACTGACCAAGCCACTTTATCTGATTGCTTTCTCCATCCcaaagggaggggaatgaacagACCTCACTTGTAGTTGATCAAATTTGGTCTCTCAGGTTCCTACACTAATTTGGTGGGAAGGAGAGTTTTGGGGGGCATGGGGAAGTGAGGGGGTGGTAAATAGCTTCCAGCAGCTCACTGGCT
The DNA window shown above is from Sminthopsis crassicaudata isolate SCR6 chromosome 2, ASM4859323v1, whole genome shotgun sequence and carries:
- the SSTR4 gene encoding somatostatin receptor type 4 gives rise to the protein MSGPPTLAPGVEEAVAPGIFEFGTDWPKSPNVSRPPGSLGGEEEEGRGAGGETGMIVIQSIYALVCLVGLVGNALVIFVILRYAKMKTATNIYLLNLAIADELFMLSVPFVASSAALRHWPFGSALCRTVLSVDGLNMFTSVFCLTVLSVDRYIAVVHPLRAATYRRPSVAKLINGGVWLASLLVTLPITIFADTKPTRGGQAVACNLHWPHPAWSAVFVVYTFLLGFLLPVLAIGLCYLLIVGKMRAVALRAGWQQRRRSEKKITRLVLMVVAVFVLCWMPFYVVQLLNLFVPSLDATANHVSLILSYANSCANPILYGFLSDNFRRSFQRVLCLRCCLLDAASAAEEEPLDYYATALKSKGGGCMCPTLPCQQEPVHPEPCGKHGTLTRTTTF